DNA sequence from the Streptomyces canus genome:
CGGCCCGGCACGCCGTGGCCGGCCGTCGGGTACGCCGTTCGACGCAACCGCACGGCGCACCGGTGGCGGCCACGATTCACATCCGTCTGATGCGCAGGTAGCGCCTCAGGTCGGGAAGTACCTCGACGAC
Encoded proteins:
- a CDS encoding DUF6893 family small protein, which produces MKKIVIGGAAVAAMVAVVVEVLPDLRRYLRIRRM